ACAAAGGCAGAAAATGTTCCTTCTGATGAAGAAAAAGCAATATTAGCAGCGTTTGATGAATATATTGCAGCTTTCAATGCAGAAGACCTTGATCGTTATATGCAAACGATCTCAAAGAATCCAAAAGGTTTCGATTATGAAGAAGACAAAAAACGCACAAAAGAAGTTTTTGAACAGTCTGAAGTTAAAAGAGATGTTAAAGATACAACAATTATAAAATATAGTGAAGAAGAAGCACAGATCCATACAAATATGACAGTGCATTTAGTTGAATTGAAAACAAAAGTAAAGCATGAGAGTGTAGGTCAACAAGTAACAGTATTCGTCAAAGAAGATGGAGGCTGGAAGGTAACGAGTATCTTTTATATCGGAGATGACACGAAATCAACTACTGGAAAATAGCGAGGAGGAATATCTTCATTTTTATTCTACAAAGAAAGAACCAAATGAAGATATCCTCTAAAGTAAGAATCTGACTATACATAGAAAATGAATGTGAAATGGATGCTAGTCCTCTAGCAAAAATTTAGAATAACGGAAAGTAAATCTTGCTTCCTATTCGAAATCGGACGGGTTTACATTGACCGTAATTCATTTCACATTCATTTCTTTTTATTGTAAACTATGAAGAATAGGAGAGTGGACAGGGATGAGGACGGCAATCGTAACAGATAGTACGGCATATATTACACCTGAAGAACGAGCACGCTTAAACATTCATATGATTCCGTTAAGTGTAAATATCTCAGGACAATTATTTGCTGAGGAAGTAGATATCACAGCATCTGAGTTTTATGATAAGGTGCGTGGGGCGAAAGAATTCCCTAAAACAACACAGCCTCCAATTGGAGAGTTTGCCACTCTCTTTGAAGAGCTTGCAAAAGATTATGATGCGGTTATATCTATTCATTTATCGAGTGGCATTAGCGGGACCTATCAAGGTGCAGTTCAAGCTGGAGAGATGGTCGAGGGCATTGATGTTTATACTTTTGATAGTGAAATATCCTGTGCCGTACAAGGCTTTTATGTATTACGAGCAGCTGAAATGGCAGCACAGGGTTTTTCAGCAAAAGAAATACTTGCTACATTGGCGGACATGAAGCAGTATACTCGTGCTTACTTCATTGTAGATGACTTAGCTCACTTACAGCGTGGGGGACGTCTATCTTCAGCGGCAGCATTAATTGGGGGCTTATTGCAAGTAAAGCCTGTTCTGCATTTTGTGGACAAGGTTATTGTCCCTTTTGAAAAAATTCGCACACGTAAAAAGGCATTAAAACGTGCAGAGGATTTGTTAGCCGAAGATGCGAGAAAATATCAAGCAATGGATGCGGTTGTGATTCATGGTAATTGCCAACGCGAGGCAGAAGAATGGCTAGCACAATTAGCGTCAACCTACCCAAACGTGAACTTTACATTAAGCTATTTCGGTCCTGTTATTGGTACGCACTTAGGTGAGGGCTCTATGGGGCTAGGCTGGACAAAAAAATAACTTAGATAAGACAGTCTCTACATAATATTTGTAGGGGCTGTTTTTATTTCGTATCGAAAGGAGCAAAAAAATGAAATATAGAGGTTGGATATTACCACCTGCATTGAGGGATTTTTATGAAGGACGTATTTGGCTTAAGGAGCATTCACCGTTTCCAAAAGATCATATCGAAAGGGTCATT
This genomic stretch from Lysinibacillus pakistanensis harbors:
- a CDS encoding nuclear transport factor 2 family protein, whose translation is MLKKSILAVFTLLILTACGNKKEDMSAEERQKIIDEGTAGFEMNDGKITKAENVPSDEEKAILAAFDEYIAAFNAEDLDRYMQTISKNPKGFDYEEDKKRTKEVFEQSEVKRDVKDTTIIKYSEEEAQIHTNMTVHLVELKTKVKHESVGQQVTVFVKEDGGWKVTSIFYIGDDTKSTTGK
- a CDS encoding DegV family protein — encoded protein: MRTAIVTDSTAYITPEERARLNIHMIPLSVNISGQLFAEEVDITASEFYDKVRGAKEFPKTTQPPIGEFATLFEELAKDYDAVISIHLSSGISGTYQGAVQAGEMVEGIDVYTFDSEISCAVQGFYVLRAAEMAAQGFSAKEILATLADMKQYTRAYFIVDDLAHLQRGGRLSSAAALIGGLLQVKPVLHFVDKVIVPFEKIRTRKKALKRAEDLLAEDARKYQAMDAVVIHGNCQREAEEWLAQLASTYPNVNFTLSYFGPVIGTHLGEGSMGLGWTKK